A window of the Nitrospiria bacterium genome harbors these coding sequences:
- a CDS encoding response regulator: MGSGTNHKVPMRILVVEDDSEMRSLLTDELSEEGYEIIQAKDGAEAALMVAHGTFDLVITDMKMPKMGGLELLPVVKEASPDVPVIVITAFGDWQTSVEAMERGSFRYMTKPFKMQELKETVKKALEKRLC; this comes from the coding sequence ATGGGTTCAGGAACCAACCATAAAGTCCCGATGCGGATATTAGTTGTAGAGGATGATTCTGAAATGCGTTCTCTTTTGACGGATGAGCTTTCAGAGGAGGGTTATGAAATAATCCAGGCCAAGGACGGGGCAGAAGCGGCCCTCATGGTGGCCCATGGAACTTTTGATTTGGTCATCACCGATATGAAAATGCCTAAGATGGGAGGGCTGGAACTCCTTCCGGTGGTAAAAGAGGCTTCACCTGATGTTCCAGTGATTGTTATTACCGCTTTTGGGGATTGGCAAACTTCCGTAGAAGCGATGGAAAGGGGATCCTTTCGGTATATGACCAAACCTTTTAAAATGCAGGAATTAAAAGAGACGGTAAAAAAAGCCTTGGAGAAAAGATTATGTTAA
- a CDS encoding ammonia-forming cytochrome c nitrite reductase subunit c552 codes for METIQDLPAWYQDLFIHWYGSVHGEKGITCDQCHGGDPQQSKKSKAHLGVLSSKKLKSPIYFKNIPETCGSCHSGVFQEFKKGLHYQNLKKDRLAPTCTTCHGFQMDIQAVIPLRIVGRCTICHNIDQKIKPEVPDIAKQALAESEKARKKIELAQFMIDLGKEEGRELKEAKALLEDSRGRLKKSGELWHRFHLDEFKKELDAIQNLADKAYKLARSAIFEG; via the coding sequence GTGGAGACCATCCAGGATCTTCCCGCCTGGTATCAGGACCTGTTTATTCATTGGTACGGGTCGGTTCATGGAGAGAAGGGCATAACCTGTGATCAATGCCATGGAGGCGATCCCCAACAATCTAAAAAAAGCAAAGCCCATCTAGGGGTGTTGTCTTCTAAAAAATTAAAAAGCCCAATTTATTTTAAAAATATTCCAGAAACCTGTGGTTCCTGTCATTCGGGCGTTTTTCAGGAATTTAAAAAAGGCCTTCATTACCAAAATCTAAAAAAAGATAGACTTGCACCCACCTGTACCACCTGCCATGGGTTTCAAATGGACATTCAAGCCGTCATTCCCCTTCGAATTGTAGGACGATGTACCATTTGCCATAACATTGATCAGAAGATTAAACCGGAGGTTCCCGACATCGCAAAACAAGCCCTTGCTGAGAGTGAAAAGGCCCGAAAAAAAATTGAACTGGCACAGTTTATGATTGATTTAGGAAAGGAAGAGGGAAGAGAATTAAAGGAGGCCAAAGCCCTTCTGGAAGACTCCCGAGGACGGTTGAAAAAGTCAGGAGAACTTTGGCATCGTTTTCATTTGGATGAATTTAAAAAAGAGTTAGATGCGATTCAAAACTTAGCAGACAAAGCTTATAAATTGGCTCGAAGTGCTATCTTTGAAGGCTAG
- a CDS encoding CBS domain-containing protein, with translation MIPLAVLMSRHIQKIPEDGSLFDASKIMRDMKIGSLLVERDQEYVGVLSETDLVRRALAEGVDLKKTRVDSIMSTPIITIDINKSGMEASELMSDHRIRHLAVTEHGKIVGVISVRDLLIYFKNRF, from the coding sequence ATGATCCCATTAGCCGTTTTGATGAGTCGACATATCCAAAAAATTCCGGAAGACGGAAGCCTTTTCGATGCGTCAAAGATCATGAGGGATATGAAAATCGGTTCCCTTTTGGTGGAACGGGATCAGGAATATGTGGGGGTTCTTAGTGAAACCGATTTGGTTCGCCGGGCATTGGCAGAAGGTGTGGATCTCAAAAAAACACGGGTCGATTCCATTATGAGTACGCCCATCATTACCATTGATATCAACAAATCCGGAATGGAGGCAAGTGAACTCATGAGTGACCATCGTATCCGGCATCTTGCGGTGACCGAACATGGTAAAATCGTGGGCGTTATTTCTGTCCGGGATCTTCTGATCTATTTTAAAAACCGCTTTTAG
- a CDS encoding methyltransferase domain-containing protein — protein MHNHETVPSSLLKEFLSLLPKGKALDIAMGEGRNSLFLASQGFEVDGLERNPHAIEVCRHLALEKNLSVNTQQVNLEKTTLPSNDYNVVICFFYLQRNLIPQMKSALKKGGVLVYETFLIDQHLRHGIPKNREYCFEHNELLGLFVDFRILFYREGLPDEQPIRVSLIAQKIF, from the coding sequence GTGCATAATCATGAAACGGTTCCCTCATCCCTTTTAAAGGAATTCCTTTCCCTTTTACCTAAAGGAAAAGCACTGGACATTGCTATGGGAGAAGGAAGAAATTCCCTTTTCCTTGCTTCACAAGGTTTTGAGGTGGATGGTTTGGAGCGAAACCCCCATGCCATAGAGGTGTGCCGGCATTTGGCATTGGAGAAAAACCTATCCGTTAACACCCAACAGGTCAATCTTGAAAAAACCACTCTCCCCTCAAACGACTATAATGTGGTCATCTGTTTTTTTTATCTTCAAAGGAATCTGATTCCCCAAATGAAATCAGCCTTAAAAAAGGGGGGGGTTTTGGTTTATGAAACTTTTTTAATCGATCAGCATCTCCGTCACGGGATCCCGAAAAATAGAGAGTATTGCTTTGAACATAACGAACTCTTAGGTCTTTTTGTAGACTTCAGAATCCTCTTCTACCGTGAAGGCCTCCCCGATGAGCAACCCATTCGCGTCAGTTTGATCGCTCAAAAAATTTTTTAA
- a CDS encoding YfhL family 4Fe-4S dicluster ferredoxin: MSVKITDECIACAACLPECPNEAIFETRSAAEAAGYPVTEGDGVGDNIYVITHERCTECVGHFDEPQCAAVCPVPDCCISDPAFPETTDVLLERARRLNPDKEIDPAKVWSGVRN; encoded by the coding sequence ATGTCGGTAAAAATTACAGATGAATGTATTGCGTGCGCTGCGTGTCTTCCAGAATGTCCAAATGAGGCGATTTTTGAGACTCGTAGTGCTGCGGAAGCTGCTGGTTATCCCGTCACCGAGGGAGACGGGGTGGGAGACAATATTTATGTCATCACCCACGAGCGATGTACAGAATGTGTGGGACACTTTGATGAGCCTCAATGTGCCGCCGTTTGTCCGGTCCCCGATTGTTGTATTTCAGACCCGGCTTTTCCAGAAACCACGGATGTACTTCTGGAAAGAGCAAGAAGGCTGAACCCAGACAAGGAAATTGATCCTGCAAAAGTTTGGAGTGGCGTTCGCAATTAA
- the bcp gene encoding thioredoxin-dependent thiol peroxidase, which yields MKIKVGQNAPDFSLPSNQGGTVHLKDFKNKKSVILFFYPKDNTPGCTKEACGFRDLNDQFKKTDAVVFGISLDSIESHQNFTNKYQLSFPLLSDKDAQVSKTYGVYGQKSMYGKKFFGINRSTFVINKKGIIEEIYEKIKVETHPKEVLEKLNQNT from the coding sequence ATGAAAATTAAAGTAGGACAAAACGCTCCAGATTTTTCTCTTCCCTCAAATCAGGGTGGAACCGTTCACCTGAAGGATTTTAAAAATAAAAAATCGGTAATTCTTTTCTTCTATCCCAAAGACAATACCCCCGGTTGCACGAAAGAGGCCTGCGGTTTTCGGGATCTTAACGATCAATTCAAAAAAACAGATGCAGTGGTTTTTGGAATAAGTCTGGACTCCATTGAATCTCACCAGAATTTCACAAATAAATACCAATTATCTTTCCCTTTACTCAGCGATAAAGACGCACAAGTCTCCAAAACCTATGGGGTTTATGGCCAAAAAAGTATGTATGGAAAAAAATTCTTTGGAATAAACCGGTCCACTTTTGTCATTAATAAAAAAGGAATAATTGAAGAAATTTACGAAAAAATTAAAGTTGAAACCCACCCAAAAGAGGTCCTGGAGAAATTGAACCAAAATACCTAA